Part of the Zingiber officinale cultivar Zhangliang chromosome 8A, Zo_v1.1, whole genome shotgun sequence genome, AAACAATAACACATCAATCGCCAATGAGTTTCCTTTTTCGTTATTGAATTCTTAAAAAAACAATTGCTCATGGTTTAAGTTCAATAATGGTATCATAGCCTTGTCAAAATATACAGGTTCGaattcaatggaaaaagaatatCACTTGAATGCATGTTTTTTTAGCAAGCGATTGCAAGTTAACGTGAACATCACTtaaatgcattttttttttaaactggaTCCTCTGCCCTTAAATTTCTTGTCTCCGTATCCTACTCGTTGCTCCCAACCCATTGTCAACAACTGAAAGCTGCCAACCTGACTAGAACTATATCATAAGGGAAGGTGAATATAAAGAGATTGTTGTCGGCACGATCGACGTTGGAATCAGACCGCATCTAAGTAGGATTTCTTATGCCCTACTCAGATTTGGTCAGTTTCTGACGCTGATTGCGTCGATGGCGATCCTCCTAGGAActcatcttcctctcaaggtaTAGTTCTAATTGGACCGTCGATGATAAGTTGACGTGAATTTTTGTTAGAAGGCGCTGTTAAAAAAAACACACAGAAATCCTAAAATAAGTCTTGTTTTGGATACGTGACTATTAACAAATCAGATCTTCAATATGTAATTCTTTTTTCTCATCCCACTAGTTAAATAATAGAagaaaaatatcattttaaataaaaaaacaatcAAGAAATATAAATTCTTGATTGCAGCATCGattgtagaaaataaaaaaaaaatactaataaatttatatgaaaaatattacattttgaaaatctaatttcAGAACCATTTCTCATCATAATTTTATCATACAGAACACATGCTTCTAGGATGTAGACAGACAATAGGACGCATAATATTTCTAACATAATAGTAAGGGATTAATTATCAGTAATTGACGATTTAAGATGTATCCCTTCATACATTCGACACCTGAGATGAAAGCAGTTTAAATGGGGTTTTTTATTTTTCAGTTCAAAACGACATTTTGAAGATCCGATTTGGACGATTAGTGCGTGCACGGTGCATGTGAACACGTGAAGCTTAGGGGTCAGTTCACATTATTTCTTatgatttctttaaaaaaatttatttaagtattttaaattgaattttctatatgaaaattaaatttaaataaaaattcttCGAGTTTGAAAAAAAGTTGTCGAATTTGCTTTTAGTGGGCTGATTGAATCAATTTCATTATTAGTTTGTCATTTTTATAGTGAgtttattgattttaatttaagaTGTTCTAATTAGAAAAGAAAGATTCGTTATTTTAGCTGTCTCCTAGTGTTGATTCCATGAATATAAAGGgagataaatataaatatataattcatgACGTATGGTGGAATAAATCTTAGGTCGTTAGTTCCTGAGAATCCTTGACCATTAGGTCAGAGACGTCATGCACCCACCTTCTACGCTACACCCCAAAGGCGGAATGCCATCTAGAAAAAAGGTAGGTTTACtatcttagcggcccccctaaTATCGATCCTATGGATATAgcgggaggttcatgcaggtacacaggctatAGGCGGAAATATCATCTAGAAGATAATATACAACCTTGCTTATGGAGTTAGAGGACATATTGGGAGACTCAATTGATTATTCTAGAAACTCAAGCAGTATGATTTTCATATCCTAGATAATTATCAAATTTAGCCTTTTGATTCGATCACTGTCTAGACATCTTAATAAAGTAGCACACCCCATATGGGGGTAGGGGGTTATGAGGGTCGCGTCACATATGTTGAGTTGATCAGAGAGCTATTTCGTCATGTCGATCATCTAGATGATGTTATACTACCTCCTTGAAAGGATCTCGATGAGATTAAGAAGGATCCCGAAGAGAATTCAAATGAGGATTCTATAGAGAGTTCCGCTGTCAGCCTACCTGAGATGCTCCTACTGACCCTAGAGAGAAAGGAATTGTGTTAATCTCTACTGTACTAATATCAATCCTAATGAGAGTAATGACTAACGCAATTCTTATATCTCTAGGCTTAACAGAGACAATACTCTTAGACGGTCTGACATCAAAACTCTTTATATAATCTAATACTCTTAGACGGTCTGACATCAAAACTCTTTATATAATCTTCGGATTCTCTTCTGgatctttcttaatttttttggGATCCTCTCTAAGAAGTTGTATAATATCATCTAGATGGTCGACATGATGAAGTAGCACCCTGATTAACTTCATATATGCGACGAGCCCCTCATAGCACTCCCTGGGCTACTTTATTGAGATGTCTTGAGCTAAGACCCAAATATGATAATTATATAGGATAGGAAAATACAATTGCACGAATCTTCAGAATAATCAAAGCCTCCAACTTGTACACTTTCTCCTGGGCCAGAATCTTTACATCCGCACACGCTTGGCAGCCGTGCAGACCGTCTCAAGGTccccaaggaagaagagaatccTATCGGAGATCGCTGATGCACGTTCTTCATCATCTCGACGCGCTGCTCTGCCTTCAACTCCAGCTATTGGCTGACTTGTGCCTAGAAACCTTCGAATTTCCCCTTGATGGATGAGGTAGTAATCACTTCCTTCTCTGATGATCTTCGTGCCACTGCGATGCAAATGCACGGAGTAGTCGAGCATATTCTTATGTTAAAAGCTCTAATGACTCGTGGAAGTGAAAAGAGTGATCACCCAACAACTCACACTCCAAAACGGTGGCATCGGTCTTGCACAATGTAAACATCTTTCCAGGATTTTGAATCATTCGGGGCATAGGATGTTGTCGCTCGATCTCCTCCCCATCTCTCCTTGAATAGGTTTGACCAGAGTGCATCGTCAGATGCCACGGCCTTCCACTTCCTGCAAACTATGTTACAGAAACAAAGAGCATTAAACCATTTAACCACGAGATGCACAACAAGTGGTTGTCAATTAAGACTTCAGTAAGCAATTAAATCAACAAAATTCTGATTTAATGTTGCAAATTCTAGTCGTAAAGAATCCTTGATGAAAGGAAGCTTAGTCAGTCATTGATTGTAAATCCTTATCCATCGAAGGGAAGGACATGAAGTGAGGTTATGCCAGAGCAATCAAAGGCCTACATGTGTATGCAGATCAGGTGCGTCCTGCATAATGTTCAGATTAAGCATGAAGCAAGACAACTTCATGTTTGTCTGGTGGCTAAGACTATAAATTTTAGATTCAAGCTCAGGAAACGGCAGTACTTATGGCCATAGAGAAGAACATGGTATTTCCACACGACGCAACGAACAGTTCTTTTTtctctaaaataataataaatcgaTTTGTACAAATTGTCACTTTTTTCCTTCTTCGACATCTAAAGTTCAGTGATTAGATAGAAGATCCATGAGATCTACGAATAAAAGACAGATGCGTCTGTGTTCAGTAATTGACTAATCGTTTATTTGACTCATAAACACGTCGCTAATTCGAAGAAACAATCATCGAGGTGAAGAATTAATTTACCAACCACAACAATCATAAAAGTCAATGGCGACAGAAAATTACAAAAAGAAGCAAACTTCATCGACATGAATGAAGAATTTAGCCGGCGGAAGGACGGAAACATGCAAAGGGAAGCAAATTTTGAGAATCTTCCATCAATACGAAGAATTCGAAAGGGGAAAATGTGAAGAGATGGAAGACCCGCAGAAAAAACACGACAAGAAGCAAACTTTTCAGACCGAATGAAGAATTCGATAAGCTGCAGGACAAAGACGTGCAACGGAAAGCAAAATTCGTGAAAACTCAGTGAAGATGAAGAATTCGAAAAGGCACAATGTCCACCGGAGAAGGAAGAGTTAAGGGGAAACACTAAGTAAGGATGGCCAACCTTGACGAGCGGCGGCGAGCGAGCGATGGTCCAAGGGGTGGAAGATCCGAAGCAGCAACTCCCCCGGCAATCTCTCCAT contains:
- the LOC122009826 gene encoding uncharacterized protein LOC122009826 codes for the protein MERLPGELLLRIFHPLDHRSLAAARQVCRKWKAVASDDALWSNLFKERWGGDRATTSYAPNDSKSWKDVYIVQDRCHRFGVGTKIIREGSDYYLIHQGEIRRFLGTSQPIAGVEGRAARRDDEERASAISDRILFFLGDLETVCTAAKRVRM